From a region of the Zingiber officinale cultivar Zhangliang chromosome 4B, Zo_v1.1, whole genome shotgun sequence genome:
- the LOC121978184 gene encoding CASP-like protein 4A1 yields the protein MHGFPLRDVVKDVHTRGYWNPWRQSRQRRLLGSSYRSRTDSAWYSGRVELSESNGFKVPPAVPPAAYSTPPPVMRTTYSAPPQTIPTVAYPTHAPAEPVTPTVPPAAPTYIDPAVPPMTPTPAYAAAPGIPPPAYPAMTHRQDFLSLRQNNCTVTEYNAEFNRLARLCPELVAEDRCRMLQFVQGLDGHLQVKIASFRNLSYIEALDKTLMIESAHQRVYPDKKQKQTDWTSGQIQSPQVTGQQQSGRSRPS from the exons ATGCACGGGTTCCCGCTCCGAGACGTGGTGAAGGACGTCCACACAAGAGGATATTGGAATCCCTGGCGACAGAGTCGCCAAAGACGTCTGCTGGGGTCGAGCTACCGGTCAAGGACAGACTCCGCATGGTACAGCGGGCGCGTCGAGCTCTCAGAATCCAATGGTTTCAAAG TGCCACCGGCGGTGCCACCTGCGGCATATTCGACACCTCCTCCAGTCATGCGTACGACGTATTCGGCACCTCCTCAAACAATACCTACTGTTGCGTACCCGACACATGCACCAGCAGAACCAGTtacacctaccgtacctccagccgcACCCACCTATAttgaccctgcagtgccaccaATGACACCTACCCCAGcttatgcagcagcaccgggaATACCTCCCCCGGCATATCCAGCG ATGACCCACcgtcaggattttctgagtcttcgtcAGAACAATTGCACAGTGACGGAGTACAATGCTGAGTTTAATCGGCTAGCCAGACTTTGTCCAgaattagttgctgaggacagatgtcgtatgcttcagtttgttcaAGGATtagatggacatctgcaagtaaagatTGCCAGTTTTAGGAATTTGTCTTACATAGAGGCATTGGACAAAAcccttatgattgagtcagctcaccaGAGAGTGTATCCGGACAAGAAGCAGAAGCAGACAGATTGGACATCAGGACAGATTCAATCGCCACAAGTTACCGGACAACAACAGAGTGGTCGTAGTCGGCCAAgttag